The Clostridium sporogenes region AATACGTCCTGTCTTCAAGTTCACCTACCTACCTTCCTTATAAAATATTAACACCAACTGCTTTTTCCACGTTATCATTTATTCTCTGCATACCAATATTTAGAGACCCCTGATTACTAGGAATAAGTATAACGGCAGGAATTAATTCTCTATTATATCTCTCAATAGTTTCTTCCAAATCTTTAGCTATTTGTTCTGTAACAAATATAATAGCATACTTTTCCGCGGCCATTTTATTGATAGTAATTCTTGCTTCATCTGGTTCAGTAACAGGATATACATCAATACCAAGAGCTTTAAAGGCCAATATGGAATCTTTATCTCCAACTACACCTATTTTATACATAGATATCACGCAGCCTTTCTCTTATTATTTCGCTCTTCATGTTATTGAGCTTTCCAATCATTATAATTCTTATAACTTTTATTTCATTTTCTTTAGCATATAAATAAGATATTATTGGTTCTGGGCCAAAACTTATATATTTTGCTCTTTTCATATACTCCATTATAAAATTATCACTTAATTTTTCAAAAATATTTATTGAACCAGTTTTTGAATAAGCATCTATCCCAGCTCTAAGAACTTCTCCATAATCTGTATAAGAAAGTTTTGCTGGAATATTTTCAACTGAATCGTTAAGTAAAGCTATCAGTTTATCTTTATCTATAAAACCTCCACTTATAATTACACTTGTAAAAAAGTTTTTATCTTTGTTTTGCTTTTTAACCCTTAAAAGAGTTTTTATATTATTTAAGTCAATAAGACTTTTTAAATATTTATCTAAAAATTTATCTCCTATTTCCTTATTTAATAAAAGCATTTGTTCAAACATATATTTATCAAGTATAATATCAATTTTCTGTGGATCTTTATTAGCACTAAAGTCTTCAAAAGCATCTTCTATAGCTTTTCTCATTATTGGATTTAAATCTCTATAATATTCATTATCTATAAAAGTCTTAAGCTTTTCTATAGGCACATTACCCACAGGGATTATTATATCTGTAAAATCTTTATTTAAAATTTTTCCTTTTATCATAACTTTAATATTATGATAATCGTACTTTAAACTCATCATATTAACTAAAGATTTTACAGGGGAAATTTCGTAGAGCAAATGATAAACTCTTTTAAGCTCATTACTTAAAAGTATTTCATAATCCTCAGGCCTTTTTACCTTTGACATAAATGTAGAATATTCAGTTTCTTCAAGAATCTTTAAAGCTTCTAAAGGAGAGCTGCTATCTATCATCCTATCAAGTTTTGTTTTGTCAAGGAGTCTAGTTTCTAATACTCTAATTCTAGGTATTACCTGAGTAAATAGTAATGCATCCATGAATTTCCCTCCTTAGTTAAATAACACTCTTGCAACTTCATACTCCAATTCATCTTTCATAGAACTAATTAAAGCTTGAAAAGAATTATTTATTTCAATTCCATTTTTCTCCAATATGAATCCTGCCTTAAAATCTCTTGTTTCATCACTTAAGGAAAGACCCCCTAATTTTCCTCTTTTAACTAATTCACTATTTATTTCA contains the following coding sequences:
- a CDS encoding V-type ATP synthase subunit C codes for the protein MDALLFTQVIPRIRVLETRLLDKTKLDRMIDSSSPLEALKILEETEYSTFMSKVKRPEDYEILLSNELKRVYHLLYEISPVKSLVNMMSLKYDYHNIKVMIKGKILNKDFTDIIIPVGNVPIEKLKTFIDNEYYRDLNPIMRKAIEDAFEDFSANKDPQKIDIILDKYMFEQMLLLNKEIGDKFLDKYLKSLIDLNNIKTLLRVKKQNKDKNFFTSVIISGGFIDKDKLIALLNDSVENIPAKLSYTDYGEVLRAGIDAYSKTGSINIFEKLSDNFIMEYMKRAKYISFGPEPIISYLYAKENEIKVIRIIMIGKLNNMKSEIIRERLRDIYV
- a CDS encoding V-type ATP synthase subunit F; the protein is MSMYKIGVVGDKDSILAFKALGIDVYPVTEPDEARITINKMAAEKYAIIFVTEQIAKDLEETIERYNRELIPAVILIPSNQGSLNIGMQRINDNVEKAVGVNIL